The Panicum virgatum strain AP13 chromosome 5K, P.virgatum_v5, whole genome shotgun sequence genome has a window encoding:
- the LOC120705480 gene encoding serine/threonine-protein kinase AGC1-7-like isoform X2 → MEASGEGDKAVRRGSFDTSRSNSLDSSSTSHIKRHTGSDGRWEAIQLATCRDPPLSPVHFRLLKRLGYGDIGSVYLVELRGTQAFFAMKVMDKESLINRNKLVRAETEREILGLLDHPFLPTLYSHFETDKFYCLVMEYCCGGSLHSLRQKQPNRHFDEQSARFYASEVLLALEYLHMLGIVYRDLKPENVLVRDGGHIMLSDFDLSLRCSVSPMLVKSSSVHAGANGAEKGLVHTAGSSQGCMQPSALFPRMLSKKSRKTKSDFSVNGSLVEFNAEPTDARSMSFVGTHEYLAPEIIRGEGHGSAVDWWTFGIFLYELLHGMTPFKGSSNRATLCNVVEQPLRFPDSPPVSNVARDLIRGLLVKDPLKRIATKRGASEIKQHPFFEGVNWALVRGSHPPSIPDPVDFSQFRSKEKKVTERTAATASSSLPAGAAAANSPANFQYF, encoded by the exons ATGGAAGCATCAGGAGAAGGTGACAAGGCTGTTCGTCGAGGCAGCTTTGACACTTCTAGGAGTAACAGCTTGGATAGCTCCAGTACCAGCCATATCAAGCGGCATACTGGGAGCGATGGCAGGTGGGAGGCCATCCAATTGGCCACTTGCAGGGACCCACCTCTCAGCCCAGTCCACTTCAGGCTTCTGAAGCGCCTTGGCTATGGAGATATTGGCAGTGTTTACCTTGTGGAACTCAGGGGGACACAGGCTTTTTTCGCCATGAAAGTGAtggacaaggagtcgctcatcAACAGGAATAAGCTGGTACGGGCAGAAACTGAGAGGGAAATCCTTGGTCTTCTCGATCACCCCTTCCTACCCACATTGTACTCTCACTTTGAGACCGATAAGTTCTACTGCCTTGTCATGGAATATTGCTGTGGTGGCAGCCTGCATTCTCTTCGGCAAAAGCAACCTAATAGGCATTTCGATGAACAATCAGCCAG ATTTTATGCCTCCGAGGTGTTGCTTGCACTTGAGTACCTCCACATGCTAGGCATTGTCTACAGAGACTTGAAACCCGAAAATGTCCTGGTCCGAGATGGGGGGCACATTATGCTGTCTGACTTTGACCTATCACTGCGGTGTTCTGTCAGCCCAATGTTAGTCAAATCCTCATCGGTCCATGCAGGTGCCAATGGTGCTGAGAAGGGCCTAGTCCACACTGCAGGTTCCAGCCAAGGCTGCATGCAGCCATCAGCACTCTTCCCACGCATGCTCTCCAAGAAGAGCCGCAAGACCAAATCAGACTTCAGTGTCAATGGATCATTGGTGGAGTTCAATGCCGAGCCGACAGATGCACGGTCTATGTCATTTGTTGGGACGCATGAGTACCTTGCACCGGAAATCATCAGAGGAGAAGGACATGGCAGCGCTGTGGACTGGTGGACCTTTGGCATCTTCTTGTATGAGCTGCTACATGGCATGACGCCGTTCAAGGGGAGTAGCAACCGTGCCACGCTCTGCAATGTGGTGGAGCAGCCACTGCGGTTCCCCGACAGCCCACCTGTGAGCAATGTCGCACGAGACCTCATCCGTGGGCTTCTAGTGAAGGACCCTCTGAAGAGAATTGCAACCAAGAGGGGTGCTTCTGAGATCAAGCAGCACCCTTTCTTTGAGGGGGTGAACTGGGCACTTGTGAGGGGTTCTCATCCACCTTCTATCCCTGACCCTGTAGACTTCAGTCAGTTCAGATCTAAGGAGAAGAAGGTGACGGAGAGAACAGCGGCGACTGCTTCGAGTAGTTTACCAGCTGGTGCTGCAGCGGCCAATTCTCCAGCCAATTTTCAGTATTTCTAG
- the LOC120705480 gene encoding serine/threonine-protein kinase AGC1-7-like isoform X1 yields the protein MSDPPDKNTPNHAANPVLTMVSEAGATPMEASGEGDKAVRRGSFDTSRSNSLDSSSTSHIKRHTGSDGRWEAIQLATCRDPPLSPVHFRLLKRLGYGDIGSVYLVELRGTQAFFAMKVMDKESLINRNKLVRAETEREILGLLDHPFLPTLYSHFETDKFYCLVMEYCCGGSLHSLRQKQPNRHFDEQSARFYASEVLLALEYLHMLGIVYRDLKPENVLVRDGGHIMLSDFDLSLRCSVSPMLVKSSSVHAGANGAEKGLVHTAGSSQGCMQPSALFPRMLSKKSRKTKSDFSVNGSLVEFNAEPTDARSMSFVGTHEYLAPEIIRGEGHGSAVDWWTFGIFLYELLHGMTPFKGSSNRATLCNVVEQPLRFPDSPPVSNVARDLIRGLLVKDPLKRIATKRGASEIKQHPFFEGVNWALVRGSHPPSIPDPVDFSQFRSKEKKVTERTAATASSSLPAGAAAANSPANFQYF from the exons ATGTCTGATCCACCTGACAAAAATACCCCAAATCATGCAGCAAATCCTGTGCTGACAATGGTATCTGAAGCAGGTGCCACACCAATGGAAGCATCAGGAGAAGGTGACAAGGCTGTTCGTCGAGGCAGCTTTGACACTTCTAGGAGTAACAGCTTGGATAGCTCCAGTACCAGCCATATCAAGCGGCATACTGGGAGCGATGGCAGGTGGGAGGCCATCCAATTGGCCACTTGCAGGGACCCACCTCTCAGCCCAGTCCACTTCAGGCTTCTGAAGCGCCTTGGCTATGGAGATATTGGCAGTGTTTACCTTGTGGAACTCAGGGGGACACAGGCTTTTTTCGCCATGAAAGTGAtggacaaggagtcgctcatcAACAGGAATAAGCTGGTACGGGCAGAAACTGAGAGGGAAATCCTTGGTCTTCTCGATCACCCCTTCCTACCCACATTGTACTCTCACTTTGAGACCGATAAGTTCTACTGCCTTGTCATGGAATATTGCTGTGGTGGCAGCCTGCATTCTCTTCGGCAAAAGCAACCTAATAGGCATTTCGATGAACAATCAGCCAG ATTTTATGCCTCCGAGGTGTTGCTTGCACTTGAGTACCTCCACATGCTAGGCATTGTCTACAGAGACTTGAAACCCGAAAATGTCCTGGTCCGAGATGGGGGGCACATTATGCTGTCTGACTTTGACCTATCACTGCGGTGTTCTGTCAGCCCAATGTTAGTCAAATCCTCATCGGTCCATGCAGGTGCCAATGGTGCTGAGAAGGGCCTAGTCCACACTGCAGGTTCCAGCCAAGGCTGCATGCAGCCATCAGCACTCTTCCCACGCATGCTCTCCAAGAAGAGCCGCAAGACCAAATCAGACTTCAGTGTCAATGGATCATTGGTGGAGTTCAATGCCGAGCCGACAGATGCACGGTCTATGTCATTTGTTGGGACGCATGAGTACCTTGCACCGGAAATCATCAGAGGAGAAGGACATGGCAGCGCTGTGGACTGGTGGACCTTTGGCATCTTCTTGTATGAGCTGCTACATGGCATGACGCCGTTCAAGGGGAGTAGCAACCGTGCCACGCTCTGCAATGTGGTGGAGCAGCCACTGCGGTTCCCCGACAGCCCACCTGTGAGCAATGTCGCACGAGACCTCATCCGTGGGCTTCTAGTGAAGGACCCTCTGAAGAGAATTGCAACCAAGAGGGGTGCTTCTGAGATCAAGCAGCACCCTTTCTTTGAGGGGGTGAACTGGGCACTTGTGAGGGGTTCTCATCCACCTTCTATCCCTGACCCTGTAGACTTCAGTCAGTTCAGATCTAAGGAGAAGAAGGTGACGGAGAGAACAGCGGCGACTGCTTCGAGTAGTTTACCAGCTGGTGCTGCAGCGGCCAATTCTCCAGCCAATTTTCAGTATTTCTAG